One genomic region from Verrucomicrobiota bacterium encodes:
- a CDS encoding glycosyltransferase family 4 protein, protein MADSQLTIGFLRRGYSPTGGVEAYLKGLAEGLRGEGHRVVLLGTSEWPKAEWPGGEIIRCKGGSLSQYSAEVTRQKASPDNRFDLILSVEKVPGCDLYRTDEGLHAAWIEQRSRHIGLWARFFQKISPKHREKLRLERQLFTPEKTRRVISLSHKISGEISALYGYPEEQITLIRNGVPSREATTHEEREIARRKLGIPADEKVVLFVGTGWERKGLRFAIDAVESLRDPMVKLFVAGKGNEKRYASPSVRFLGSVSQMATIYYAADIILFPTIFDPFPLATLEALSAGLPVITTAANGVSEIMTPGVHGEVIAESSDSAALVTALHKWLGILSDPVQADQARNACAALASEFTLERNLKETLAVIREVIAERE, encoded by the coding sequence ATGGCCGATTCCCAATTAACCATCGGTTTCCTGCGACGCGGATATTCCCCGACTGGTGGAGTTGAGGCTTATCTCAAGGGATTAGCCGAAGGATTGAGAGGGGAGGGGCATCGGGTCGTTCTGCTGGGAACCTCGGAATGGCCTAAGGCTGAATGGCCGGGTGGAGAGATCATTCGCTGCAAGGGAGGTAGCCTCTCCCAGTACAGTGCCGAGGTAACAAGGCAAAAGGCCTCTCCTGACAACCGGTTTGATTTGATTCTTTCCGTGGAGAAAGTTCCGGGTTGCGACCTCTACCGGACTGATGAGGGTCTTCATGCGGCATGGATTGAACAGCGCTCCCGACATATCGGACTCTGGGCCCGGTTCTTTCAAAAAATCAGTCCGAAGCACCGAGAGAAGCTCCGCCTTGAAAGGCAACTCTTCACTCCGGAAAAAACTAGGCGAGTGATCTCCCTATCTCACAAGATCAGCGGCGAGATCAGCGCTCTCTATGGTTATCCGGAGGAGCAAATCACCTTGATCCGGAACGGTGTGCCGAGTCGTGAGGCAACCACTCATGAGGAAAGGGAAATCGCCCGCCGAAAACTCGGGATTCCGGCGGATGAAAAGGTTGTTCTCTTTGTCGGCACCGGTTGGGAGCGCAAGGGACTCAGATTCGCCATCGATGCGGTTGAATCGTTGAGGGATCCTATGGTGAAACTGTTCGTGGCAGGAAAGGGGAATGAGAAGCGCTATGCGTCTCCCTCCGTGCGTTTCCTTGGAAGTGTCAGTCAGATGGCGACGATCTATTATGCGGCCGATATTATTCTCTTCCCGACGATCTTCGATCCCTTCCCGCTGGCTACGCTGGAGGCCTTGAGCGCGGGTCTTCCGGTGATCACCACAGCTGCAAATGGAGTTTCGGAAATTATGACTCCGGGAGTGCATGGCGAAGTAATCGCCGAGTCTTCTGATAGTGCAGCTCTCGTCACCGCCCTTCACAAGTGGCTTGGGATTCTCAGTGACCCGGTTCAGGCCGATCAAGCACGCAACGCATGCGCCGCTCTCGCCTCAGAGTTTACGCTGGAGCGAAACTTGAAGGAGACTCTTGCAGTCATCCGCGAGGTGATCGCGGAACGGGAGTGA